The following coding sequences lie in one Streptomyces venezuelae genomic window:
- a CDS encoding nuclear transport factor 2 family protein, whose protein sequence is MSKHKAIVERYRDGVLSGDHEQVLSLVTDDVVWESLGQLRVQGKDALRGVVQNKDGVAAQGVVQRPRITVDRLIEEGDTVVATGRAALPLPTGATAEFLFCDVFTFVGDAISHLESYKVPLAPPQQG, encoded by the coding sequence ATGAGCAAACACAAAGCGATCGTGGAGCGGTACCGCGACGGGGTCCTCAGCGGCGACCACGAGCAGGTGCTGTCCCTGGTGACCGACGACGTGGTGTGGGAGAGCCTGGGCCAGCTGCGGGTGCAGGGCAAGGACGCGCTGCGCGGCGTGGTGCAGAACAAGGACGGGGTCGCGGCGCAGGGCGTCGTGCAGCGTCCGCGGATCACGGTCGACCGGCTGATCGAGGAGGGCGACACCGTGGTGGCCACCGGCCGGGCGGCGCTGCCGCTGCCCACCGGCGCGACGGCGGAGTTCCTCTTCTGCGACGTGTTCACCTTCGTCGGGGACGCGATCAGCCACCTGGAGAGCTACAAGGTCCCCCTGGCCCCGCCGCAGCAGGGCTGA